From Caldicellulosiruptor hydrothermalis 108, a single genomic window includes:
- a CDS encoding O-antigen ligase family protein — MVEKKTLYITSFLIFLLGITSSLISVKVGILALGLFLLVLITLEDPSKLLWGVVLYAFVDFLFRKLSILSGFASVWDEALFLIIVLALFLKSIIKNQSSLRVSPLDVYILIFLLVCVFLLFKNSPNMRIAIEGFRVYAEYALWFFVGLWLLKDAKQFERIITIFILMMFIISIYGIYQYIIGVEIPSSWIDSSRETYIRTRVFSIIGSPNVLGSLLAMSIPFVLPYVLYEKNIKKRIYYSVVLISMIACLGFTFSRGAWLAFLFSMLLFGFFIDKKVLGILFAIFVSVPILAPSIVMRVLYMLSSEYAKSSARAGRIARWTKAYEILMQHPLFGVGFGRFGGAVAKRNIANAFYVDNFYLKSAVEMGIIGVGIMIFLFIIGLLFAARTVKHLRSKELKNIASGVLIGLATVLLHNVVENIFEVPMMTTYFWLFLGFLFALKSVEDKSQFFEQKNIYNNGGS; from the coding sequence ATGGTTGAAAAGAAAACTTTATATATTACCTCTTTTTTGATATTTCTATTAGGAATTACAAGTAGCTTAATCTCTGTAAAAGTTGGCATACTTGCGCTTGGTCTGTTTTTGCTTGTGCTGATAACGTTAGAAGACCCTTCAAAACTCTTGTGGGGTGTTGTGCTTTATGCTTTTGTGGATTTTCTTTTCAGAAAACTTTCTATTTTAAGCGGTTTTGCTTCTGTGTGGGATGAAGCGCTATTTTTGATAATTGTCCTTGCGCTGTTTTTAAAGTCAATTATAAAAAATCAATCAAGTTTGAGAGTTTCTCCTTTAGACGTATACATTCTGATTTTTTTACTTGTCTGTGTGTTTTTACTGTTTAAAAATTCGCCCAATATGAGAATAGCTATAGAAGGGTTTAGAGTATACGCAGAGTATGCCTTATGGTTCTTTGTCGGACTGTGGCTTTTAAAAGACGCAAAGCAGTTTGAAAGGATTATTACAATATTTATCCTGATGATGTTCATAATATCCATCTATGGCATATACCAGTATATTATTGGTGTTGAAATACCCTCAAGCTGGATTGATAGTAGTAGAGAGACGTATATAAGAACAAGAGTGTTTTCAATTATAGGAAGTCCAAATGTTCTTGGAAGTCTTTTGGCAATGTCAATCCCGTTTGTACTTCCATATGTGCTTTATGAGAAAAATATTAAAAAGAGAATTTATTATTCGGTTGTGCTGATTTCAATGATTGCCTGCCTTGGGTTTACATTTTCAAGAGGAGCATGGCTTGCATTTTTGTTTTCAATGCTTCTTTTTGGTTTTTTCATAGACAAAAAAGTTCTGGGAATTCTTTTTGCTATATTTGTATCAGTCCCTATTTTAGCACCTTCAATTGTAATGAGGGTTCTTTATATGCTCAGCTCTGAGTATGCCAAAAGCAGCGCAAGGGCAGGAAGAATTGCTCGCTGGACAAAAGCATACGAAATTTTAATGCAGCATCCTCTCTTTGGAGTTGGATTTGGAAGATTTGGCGGTGCGGTTGCAAAGAGAAATATAGCCAATGCGTTTTACGTTGATAATTTTTACCTTAAAAGTGCTGTTGAAATGGGAATTATTGGAGTGGGTATTATGATATTTTTATTCATAATAGGACTTTTATTCGCTGCAAGAACTGTAAAACATCTGCGCTCAAAAGAATTGAAGAATATAGCAAGCGGAGTGCTCATTGGTCTTGCAACAGTCCTGCTGCACAACGTGGTTGAAAACATCTTTGAAGTTCCAATGATGACAACATATTTCTGGCTGTTTTTGGGATTTTTGTTTGCTCTCAAATCAGTAGAAGATAAAAGCCAATTTTTTGAGCAGAAGAACATCTACAACAATGGGGGAAGCTAA
- a CDS encoding DUF4330 domain-containing protein gives MKIMDQKGRLFGIINIVDLILIVLIVAIAWVGFAKISSHAKSSENTPQDEFVEIKPGEAIINVKIPLADPVMAQSLHKNDYLVTGDTLTKSYIQDIQIKDGIYERTSSDGKVVVATHPYKKDVYLTIYGYVTLQGATIKLDKQTVRVGKTFYVKTRTTELVGVVTGVKIVKE, from the coding sequence ATGAAAATAATGGATCAAAAAGGAAGACTATTTGGAATTATCAACATTGTTGACCTTATCTTGATAGTGCTGATTGTAGCAATTGCATGGGTAGGGTTTGCAAAGATTTCATCACATGCAAAATCATCCGAAAATACTCCGCAGGATGAATTTGTGGAAATCAAGCCGGGCGAAGCAATCATCAATGTAAAAATTCCTCTTGCTGACCCTGTTATGGCTCAGTCTCTTCACAAAAACGATTATTTGGTAACTGGCGACACTTTGACAAAATCATACATTCAGGACATTCAAATAAAAGATGGAATATATGAAAGAACATCATCAGACGGCAAAGTTGTTGTCGCAACTCACCCATACAAGAAAGATGTCTATCTTACTATCTATGGCTACGTAACTTTGCAAGGAGCAACAATAAAGCTTGACAAGCAAACAGTCAGAGTTGGAAAGACATTTTATGTAAAGACAAGAACTACAGAACTTGTTGGAGTTGTAACTGGAGTGAAAATTGTAAAAGAATAA
- a CDS encoding glycosyltransferase: MIDIICFSTTPWDPIPTRKQQIMKRMPQNCRIFYLDPPVTLIGPLKDPSLRPYLTRFRKSPKRIKENLFVFALPPIIPFYNKKRAINKFNQKMIANFVKEVIYQNFDLKSPIIWTYMPNTVDLLEHLSYSFLVYDCIDKHSEFQGFIDKALVESMEDELAQKSNVVFTTTQGLYNKLKQLNAHTYLVPNGAEFEHFNRASNKLPVPDKMKNIPHPIFGFVGVIHTWIDTQLIEYLAKEKREWSFVLIGPVGAGVSVDNLKKLSNVYLLGRIDHRDLPQYVSQFDVCLNLFRTNKLSENVSPLKFYEYLATGKPIVSTSMPQVEEFSDVVYIGKNYEDMLVKCIQALQEAQNPNIEKIEKRIEYAKQTSWDSRVAQIIEILKREGINIE, from the coding sequence ATGATAGATATAATTTGTTTTTCAACAACGCCGTGGGATCCTATACCAACACGTAAACAGCAGATAATGAAAAGAATGCCGCAAAACTGTAGAATATTTTATTTAGACCCGCCTGTGACCCTGATAGGTCCATTAAAAGATCCAAGTTTGAGACCTTACCTTACAAGATTTAGAAAGTCTCCAAAGAGAATAAAAGAAAACCTTTTTGTATTTGCTCTGCCACCAATTATTCCTTTTTATAACAAGAAAAGAGCTATCAATAAGTTCAATCAAAAAATGATAGCAAATTTTGTTAAAGAAGTTATCTATCAGAACTTTGATTTAAAATCACCTATAATATGGACCTACATGCCAAACACTGTTGATCTTCTTGAACATCTTTCTTACAGCTTTTTGGTTTACGACTGTATAGATAAACATTCAGAGTTTCAAGGATTTATTGACAAGGCTTTGGTTGAGAGCATGGAAGATGAGCTTGCTCAAAAGAGTAATGTAGTTTTTACAACAACACAAGGACTTTATAATAAACTAAAACAATTAAATGCTCACACATATCTTGTACCAAACGGTGCCGAGTTTGAACATTTTAATAGAGCTTCAAATAAACTGCCTGTACCCGATAAGATGAAGAATATTCCCCATCCTATCTTTGGCTTTGTAGGTGTTATCCACACATGGATTGACACTCAACTTATAGAATATTTAGCAAAAGAAAAAAGAGAGTGGTCTTTTGTTTTGATAGGACCTGTAGGTGCTGGTGTGAGCGTGGATAATTTAAAGAAGCTGAGCAATGTTTATTTGCTTGGAAGGATTGATCACAGGGATTTGCCGCAGTATGTCTCTCAATTTGATGTTTGCTTAAACTTATTCAGAACAAACAAGCTCTCAGAGAATGTAAGCCCGCTGAAATTTTATGAATATTTGGCAACCGGAAAACCAATTGTTTCAACTTCTATGCCTCAGGTAGAAGAATTTTCTGATGTTGTGTATATCGGCAAAAACTATGAAGATATGCTTGTAAAATGCATTCAAGCTCTGCAGGAGGCACAAAATCCTAATATTGAAAAGATAGAAAAAAGAATAGAGTATGCAAAGCAAACCTCCTGGGATAGCAGAGTAGCTCAAATTATCGAGATACTAAAGAGGGAAGGGATAAACATTGAATAG
- a CDS encoding nucleotide sugar dehydrogenase, whose translation MNSVCVIGLGYVGLPLALSFAMKGYKVFGVDSNEKLIEELKKGVTHHLESYNGKTIQEILKEQLENGNFIPMVNYKQALEACDDVIVTVPIPVYGGKPYFDYLISCAKEISKNLRKNQLILLRSTVVPGTTRNIFLPILEESGLKCGEDFYLAYASERIAEGKAFEEFENMPTALAGFCENSVRRAVDLIKVICKEEIIVASSFEVVETAKVIENLQRDINIAMVNEFERFTKAMNLDIFEVIKVANTHKRVNLLYPGPGVGGFCIPNAFYYLDAKAQELGIELKLSKTARMFNEGIPNYISDLVMKTIEKYKCSKKVAVLGIAMKDYSSDDRLSPAIEIIKNLKVRGVEVKAFDPAVKTEYDFKVESLQEALKDTQLVLILAKQHGIEFEKIFEYIPPSQAIIIDTRNVFSYNDAREKGFVLEKI comes from the coding sequence TTGAATAGCGTATGTGTAATTGGCCTTGGATATGTTGGTCTTCCACTTGCTCTTTCGTTTGCAATGAAGGGTTATAAAGTCTTTGGTGTTGATAGCAATGAAAAATTGATTGAGGAACTTAAAAAGGGAGTGACTCACCATTTAGAAAGTTACAATGGAAAAACAATACAGGAGATTTTAAAGGAGCAGCTTGAAAATGGAAACTTTATTCCCATGGTAAATTACAAGCAGGCGCTTGAAGCTTGTGATGATGTAATAGTCACGGTTCCAATACCTGTTTATGGTGGAAAACCTTACTTTGATTATCTCATTTCGTGCGCCAAAGAGATAAGCAAAAACTTGAGAAAAAATCAGCTAATACTTTTGCGATCAACGGTTGTTCCAGGTACAACAAGAAACATATTTCTTCCGATATTAGAAGAGAGTGGCTTGAAATGTGGAGAGGACTTTTATTTAGCCTATGCCTCAGAGAGAATTGCAGAGGGGAAGGCTTTTGAAGAGTTTGAAAATATGCCAACTGCTCTGGCGGGATTTTGTGAAAATAGCGTAAGAAGAGCTGTTGATTTGATTAAGGTGATTTGCAAGGAAGAGATAATTGTTGCATCTTCGTTTGAAGTTGTTGAGACAGCAAAGGTGATTGAGAATCTGCAAAGGGATATAAATATTGCGATGGTAAACGAGTTTGAGAGATTTACAAAGGCAATGAACCTTGATATATTTGAGGTGATAAAGGTTGCAAACACTCACAAGAGGGTAAATCTCTTGTATCCTGGGCCTGGCGTTGGAGGATTTTGCATTCCTAACGCATTTTATTATTTAGATGCAAAGGCACAGGAGTTAGGTATTGAGCTTAAACTTTCTAAAACAGCAAGAATGTTCAACGAAGGCATTCCTAATTATATCTCCGACCTTGTTATGAAGACTATTGAAAAGTATAAATGTTCAAAAAAGGTTGCAGTGCTTGGCATTGCAATGAAAGATTACTCTTCTGACGACAGGCTCAGCCCTGCCATTGAAATAATTAAGAATTTAAAAGTTCGAGGTGTTGAGGTTAAAGCGTTTGACCCTGCGGTAAAAACCGAATATGATTTTAAAGTTGAGAGTTTGCAAGAAGCTTTGAAAGATACACAGCTTGTTTTGATTTTAGCAAAGCAGCATGGGATAGAATTTGAAAAAATTTTTGAGTATATTCCTCCTTCTCAGGCAATTATTATTGACACCCGAAATGTGTTTTCTTACAATGATGCAAGAGAAAAAGGATTTGTGCTGGAAAAGATATAA
- the rpsB gene encoding 30S ribosomal protein S2: protein MPVLTMKQLLEAGVHFGHQTRRWNPKMAEYIFTERNGIYIIDLQKTVKKMDEAYEFVKSQVAEGKIVLFVGTKKQAQETIKEEAERCGMFYINQRWLGGLLTNFRTIKTRIERLKELQRMEEDGTFEVLPKKEVNLLRKEKERLLKYLGGIQNMPRIPDILYIVDPRKERNAVLEARKLGIPIVAIVDTNCDPDEIDYVIPGNDDAIRAVKLITSKIADAVIEGREGEQFTPATTSSQETDKASEQMEITVDDGIDEE, encoded by the coding sequence ATGCCAGTTTTAACTATGAAACAGCTTCTTGAAGCAGGTGTGCATTTCGGTCATCAGACACGCAGATGGAATCCCAAGATGGCTGAGTACATCTTTACTGAAAGAAATGGGATTTATATCATTGACCTTCAAAAGACAGTAAAGAAAATGGACGAAGCTTATGAGTTTGTAAAGTCTCAGGTAGCAGAAGGTAAAATTGTGCTCTTTGTTGGAACAAAAAAGCAAGCTCAAGAGACAATCAAAGAAGAAGCAGAAAGATGCGGAATGTTTTACATCAATCAACGATGGCTTGGTGGACTTTTGACCAACTTCAGAACAATAAAGACAAGAATAGAAAGGTTAAAAGAGCTCCAGCGAATGGAAGAAGATGGAACATTCGAAGTTCTGCCCAAGAAAGAAGTAAATCTCTTGAGGAAAGAGAAAGAAAGGCTTTTGAAGTATCTTGGTGGTATTCAGAATATGCCACGCATTCCCGACATTCTGTACATTGTTGACCCAAGAAAAGAAAGAAATGCTGTGCTTGAGGCAAGAAAGCTTGGGATTCCAATAGTTGCGATTGTCGATACAAACTGCGACCCTGACGAGATTGACTATGTAATTCCTGGAAATGATGATGCAATCCGTGCTGTAAAGCTCATTACATCTAAAATTGCAGATGCTGTGATTGAGGGAAGAGAAGGTGAGCAGTTTACACCTGCTACAACTTCATCTCAAGAAACTGACAAAGCGTCTGAACAGATGGAGATAACAGTTGATGATGGCATAGATGAAGAATAA
- the tsf gene encoding translation elongation factor Ts has protein sequence MITAEMVKELREKTGAGMMDCKKALEDAGGDMDKAIELLRERGLAKAAKKASRVAAEGIVESYIHGNGRIGVLVEINCETDFVARNEEFRQFAKDIAMQIAAANPKYVSREEVPLDVIEKEKAILRQQALNEGKPENVVDRIVEGRLEKFFEEVCLLEQPWIKNPDMKIKDLLTEKIAKIGENIVIRRFARFERGEGIEKAASC, from the coding sequence ATGATTACTGCTGAGATGGTGAAGGAGCTCAGAGAAAAAACAGGTGCTGGTATGATGGACTGCAAAAAGGCTTTAGAAGATGCAGGCGGCGATATGGACAAGGCAATAGAACTTTTGAGAGAAAGAGGCCTTGCAAAGGCTGCAAAGAAGGCTTCACGTGTTGCGGCAGAAGGTATTGTTGAAAGCTATATCCATGGAAATGGCAGAATTGGTGTTTTGGTAGAGATAAATTGCGAGACAGACTTTGTTGCAAGAAATGAGGAGTTTAGACAATTTGCAAAGGATATTGCTATGCAGATTGCAGCAGCAAATCCAAAATATGTTTCAAGAGAAGAGGTGCCTCTTGATGTAATTGAAAAAGAAAAGGCAATTTTAAGACAGCAGGCTTTGAATGAAGGAAAGCCAGAAAATGTTGTTGACAGAATTGTTGAGGGTAGGCTTGAAAAGTTCTTTGAAGAGGTTTGCTTGCTTGAGCAGCCTTGGATTAAAAACCCTGATATGAAGATAAAAGACTTGCTCACAGAAAAAATTGCAAAAATTGGCGAAAATATTGTTATAAGAAGATTTGCAAGATTTGAAAGAGGAGAAGGAATTGAAAAGGCTGCTTCATGTTAA
- the pyrH gene encoding UMP kinase, translated as MVKPKYKRVILKLSGEALGGEKGFGIDWQVVETICEEIEKVRELGVEVAIVVGGGNFFRGRSAEHIDRATADYMGMLATVINSLALQSILEKRGIPTRVQSAIEMRQIAEPYIRRRAIRHLEKGRVVIFACGTGNPFFSTDTAAALRAAEIDAEAILLAKKVDGVYDSDPKKNPNAKKYDFITYLDVINQRLEVMDSTATSMCMDNEIPILVFELAKGNILKAVMGENIGTIVNVKEAK; from the coding sequence ATGGTTAAGCCAAAATACAAAAGGGTAATATTAAAATTAAGTGGTGAAGCTTTGGGCGGTGAAAAGGGTTTTGGAATTGACTGGCAGGTTGTTGAAACCATCTGTGAAGAGATTGAAAAGGTAAGGGAGCTTGGAGTGGAAGTTGCTATTGTGGTCGGTGGCGGCAACTTCTTCAGAGGAAGAAGTGCTGAACACATAGACAGGGCAACAGCCGACTATATGGGAATGCTTGCAACTGTTATTAATTCACTTGCACTTCAGAGCATTCTTGAAAAAAGAGGCATTCCGACAAGAGTCCAGAGCGCAATCGAGATGAGACAGATTGCAGAGCCGTACATCCGACGCCGAGCAATTCGCCACTTGGAAAAGGGCAGGGTTGTGATTTTCGCATGTGGCACAGGCAATCCTTTCTTCTCAACAGACACTGCAGCAGCTTTGCGTGCTGCTGAGATTGACGCAGAGGCAATACTTCTTGCAAAAAAAGTAGACGGTGTCTATGACAGTGACCCGAAGAAAAATCCAAATGCTAAAAAGTATGACTTTATCACTTACTTAGATGTCATCAATCAGCGACTTGAGGTTATGGACTCAACAGCAACATCTATGTGCATGGACAATGAAATTCCTATTTTGGTGTTTGAACTTGCAAAAGGAAATATTCTCAAGGCTGTTATGGGCGAGAACATAGGAACAATTGTAAATGTAAAGGAGGCAAAGTAA
- the frr gene encoding ribosome recycling factor yields MAEPIQVAEEKMKKAIETLKEEFATIRAGRANPHILDKVMVDYYGVPTPIPQVASITVPEARMIVIQPWEARMLKEIEKAIQKSDLGVNPTNDGKVIRLIFPELTEERRKELVKQVKKMAEDAKVAIRNIRREALDEYKKMKKNNEITEDDLKDAEEDVQKLHDKYIEQIEKLLSAKEKEIMEV; encoded by the coding sequence ATGGCAGAACCTATTCAGGTTGCAGAGGAGAAGATGAAAAAGGCAATTGAGACTTTGAAAGAGGAGTTTGCCACAATCAGAGCAGGAAGAGCAAATCCTCATATTCTGGACAAGGTGATGGTGGACTATTATGGCGTTCCAACTCCCATTCCTCAGGTTGCAAGCATAACCGTTCCCGAAGCGAGAATGATTGTTATCCAGCCATGGGAAGCAAGGATGCTCAAAGAAATTGAAAAAGCCATTCAAAAATCTGACCTTGGAGTAAATCCAACAAATGACGGAAAGGTTATAAGACTTATTTTCCCTGAACTCACAGAAGAAAGAAGAAAAGAGCTTGTGAAACAAGTCAAAAAGATGGCTGAAGATGCAAAGGTGGCAATTAGAAACATAAGAAGAGAGGCACTTGATGAGTACAAAAAGATGAAAAAGAACAATGAGATTACAGAAGATGACCTCAAAGACGCCGAAGAGGATGTCCAGAAGCTTCACGACAAATACATAGAGCAGATTGAAAAACTTTTGAGTGCAAAGGAAAAGGAGATTATGGAGGTATAA
- a CDS encoding isoprenyl transferase, which yields MFEFLKREKIKIDKEKMPQHIAIIMDGNGRWARKRGLPRSAGHRFGAQKLKEIVLFADEIGLKYLTVYAFSTENWKRPKEEVDNLMNLLREFFDTEIENLINKTQIRIRVIGDISKLDKDIQERIVSAEERTKDKKGLCVVIALNYGARQEIINAVKNLALDIKSGKIDIEDVDENLFKKYLYTKDIPDPDLLIRPSGEMRVSNFLLWQISYTEFWFSNVLWPDFKKEHLLKAIEDYQRRERRFGGVK from the coding sequence ATGTTTGAGTTTTTAAAAAGAGAAAAGATAAAAATAGATAAAGAAAAGATGCCACAGCACATTGCAATCATTATGGATGGAAATGGCAGATGGGCAAGGAAAAGAGGGCTTCCGCGTTCGGCGGGGCACAGGTTTGGTGCGCAGAAGCTAAAAGAGATAGTCCTTTTTGCCGATGAGATAGGACTAAAGTACCTTACAGTTTACGCTTTTTCAACGGAGAATTGGAAAAGACCTAAAGAGGAAGTTGACAATCTTATGAACCTTTTGAGAGAATTCTTTGATACAGAGATAGAAAACCTCATAAACAAGACCCAGATAAGAATCAGGGTTATAGGGGATATTTCAAAGCTTGATAAAGATATTCAAGAGAGAATTGTAAGTGCCGAAGAAAGAACAAAAGACAAAAAAGGGCTTTGTGTTGTTATAGCTCTCAATTATGGGGCAAGACAGGAGATAATAAATGCGGTAAAAAATTTGGCTTTGGACATAAAGAGTGGTAAAATTGATATCGAAGATGTTGATGAGAACCTCTTTAAAAAATACCTTTACACAAAGGATATCCCTGACCCTGACCTTTTGATAAGACCAAGCGGAGAGATGAGGGTTTCAAACTTTCTTTTGTGGCAGATATCATATACAGAATTTTGGTTTTCAAATGTCCTGTGGCCAGACTTCAAAAAGGAGCACCTTTTAAAAGCTATCGAAGACTATCAAAGAAGAGAAAGAAGATTTGGCGGTGTTAAATAG
- a CDS encoding phosphatidate cytidylyltransferase encodes MKQRIITAIWGIALVALANFLGGIWLKIFGALVTAVALYEFFNLFRIERYMLYLSITLSFFVIFSNYSINNKILFLFVLLFLLAFIESFKNRIASQNIVYVLFSFIYIVFPILFLVLLREFENGKKLIWVPYLVCWLSDTFAYFTGLAFGKRRIWTSISPKKSLEGFFGAMVGGMVAVWFYQFGLSGKNFDLSTLLISTAEGMMLSIVAHTGDLFASMLKRQQQKKDFGSILPGHGGVLDRFDSLIMVTPIIYFLAKFGLF; translated from the coding sequence ATGAAACAAAGGATAATCACTGCTATCTGGGGAATAGCGTTGGTAGCTTTGGCAAACTTTCTTGGTGGAATTTGGCTGAAGATTTTTGGTGCTCTTGTTACAGCAGTTGCTTTGTATGAATTTTTCAATTTGTTTAGAATAGAAAGATATATGCTGTATTTGAGCATAACATTAAGCTTCTTTGTTATTTTTAGCAATTATAGTATTAACAATAAAATATTGTTTTTATTTGTCCTTCTTTTTCTACTTGCCTTCATAGAGAGCTTTAAAAACAGGATAGCTTCACAGAACATAGTCTATGTGCTATTTTCTTTTATTTACATAGTTTTTCCCATTTTATTTTTAGTACTACTTAGAGAATTTGAAAATGGGAAAAAACTAATATGGGTTCCTTACCTTGTATGCTGGCTTTCAGACACTTTTGCGTATTTTACTGGTCTTGCTTTTGGCAAAAGAAGAATATGGACAAGTATTAGTCCTAAGAAAAGTTTAGAAGGCTTTTTTGGAGCAATGGTTGGAGGTATGGTTGCTGTCTGGTTTTATCAGTTTGGACTTTCGGGCAAAAATTTTGATTTGTCAACCCTGCTTATAAGCACAGCAGAAGGTATGATGCTATCTATAGTTGCACACACAGGCGATTTGTTTGCTTCAATGCTAAAAAGGCAGCAGCAGAAAAAGGATTTTGGCTCTATTTTGCCAGGTCACGGCGGTGTACTTGACAGGTTCGACAGCTTAATCATGGTCACGCCAATAATCTATTTTCTTGCAAAATTTGGACTATTTTAA
- a CDS encoding 1-deoxy-D-xylulose-5-phosphate reductoisomerase — translation MTKSICILGSTGSIGVQTIDVAKKLGIKVVGLSAHKNVELLIKQARELNPDILCIVDEKYYPLLKENFPDKIVVTGQQGLINIATYPHADLIVNALVGISGLMPTVEAILAGKRVALANKETLVTGGKIIKRILSPKQAKDSLPLLIPVDSEHSAIFQCLVGEDKKNVKKIILTASGGPFRGKKLKDLQSVNVEDVLKHPTWNMGKKITVDSATFINKGFEVIEAMFFFDKSCDDIEVLIHPQSIVHSMVEFVDGSVKAQLSYPDMRLPIEYALSFPERGKAVAAPLDLAKVKNLTFEEPDFDTFFLLKIAYECAKEGESYPIVLNAANEEAVKYFLEGKIAFVDIMKYVAKIIESHRGQKVESIQDILEIDAEARQKFKNLVEGEKS, via the coding sequence ATGACAAAGAGTATTTGCATCCTGGGGTCAACCGGGTCCATAGGTGTTCAGACAATAGATGTTGCCAAAAAGCTGGGGATTAAAGTTGTTGGGCTTTCAGCGCACAAAAATGTGGAGCTTTTGATTAAGCAAGCAAGAGAGCTTAACCCGGACATTTTATGTATTGTAGATGAAAAATATTATCCTCTATTAAAAGAAAATTTTCCTGATAAGATAGTTGTAACAGGGCAGCAAGGTCTGATTAATATTGCGACATATCCACATGCAGATTTGATTGTAAATGCCCTTGTTGGTATATCTGGTTTGATGCCAACAGTTGAGGCTATTTTGGCAGGTAAAAGAGTTGCTCTTGCCAATAAAGAGACCCTTGTGACAGGTGGAAAGATTATAAAAAGGATTCTTTCCCCAAAACAAGCAAAAGATTCTCTCCCTCTTCTTATTCCTGTTGATTCAGAGCACAGTGCTATTTTTCAGTGCCTGGTAGGTGAAGACAAAAAAAATGTAAAAAAGATAATTCTCACAGCATCGGGAGGACCTTTCAGAGGCAAAAAACTCAAAGACTTACAAAGCGTCAATGTAGAAGATGTGCTGAAGCATCCTACGTGGAACATGGGCAAGAAAATCACAGTTGATTCAGCCACCTTTATAAACAAAGGGTTTGAAGTGATAGAAGCTATGTTTTTCTTTGATAAAAGTTGTGATGATATAGAAGTGTTGATACATCCACAGAGTATTGTTCATTCGATGGTTGAATTTGTTGATGGGTCTGTGAAAGCACAGCTATCTTACCCGGATATGCGTCTTCCAATTGAATATGCCCTGAGCTTCCCAGAAAGAGGCAAAGCAGTAGCTGCGCCACTTGACCTTGCAAAGGTAAAAAACCTTACATTTGAAGAGCCTGATTTTGATACATTCTTTTTGCTCAAAATTGCATATGAGTGCGCAAAAGAAGGAGAAAGTTACCCGATTGTGCTCAATGCTGCCAATGAAGAGGCTGTAAAATATTTCTTGGAAGGGAAAATTGCCTTTGTTGATATTATGAAGTATGTAGCTAAAATTATTGAAAGTCACAGGGGGCAAAAAGTGGAATCCATTCAGGACATCTTGGAAATTGATGCAGAGGCAAGGCAGAAGTTTAAAAATCTTGTGGAAGGTGAGAAAAGCTAA